CGATAATATTTCGTTTTTAAAAGCTTGCTAGCtagaattattaaaatatcccTTTCTCTTTGAAGCCAGCTTCACCGATAAAATGGAAATTCGTGTCGTCTCCATCTGCCTCTCCCTCTTCGTGCTCACGTATGCCGAGCCCGTCAAGTATGTCGATTGTGGTAAGTAAAGCTACAGTGGTTCAGCGGTTGAGTCAATTTTACTTTAACGAGTCACCTGAGTTTATTCTCAAATCTGCAAGACCAGGGGCACCTCTCCATATAGACTTGTTAAATGACCAAATGAGGCTACATCACATGAAACAAAACCCCTGGTTTGACACTTTGGTCAGGAAGTTCTGTCACATGGGCTGTATtcacacatccccccccccccctccatattAACCCACTTcctccatttatttaaaaaaaacaaaactaatttgTGCAGTCCAGTTTGCTCCCTAAATCAAAGATTATAAGCTTTTCAGCCTATCTTTTCCACTTGGTTTATTGCCTTGTGGATTGTTCCTGTCCCATCATTGGAGAATCTATaaagtgatttatttcattGCAGTGGTCTTAAAATTAAGACTCCAGATGCGCATATAACTCTGGTTTCTTTCTGAAAAGTGAAATGGAATGTTTGTATGAGCCACTCTGCCTGTTTGCTTTGGCATCAATTGGAGTTTGGATAGTTATTGCTGCAGTGTTTCATAAGTATTTACAGCATTTTGGTATATTCTTCAAGCATGGTTTCCTCTTGCCAGGGTCTGCTGTTGCGAAAGTCTCCTCGGTCGAAGTAAGCCCATGTCCAAAACAACCTTGTGAGCTCAAGAGAGGACAGTCCTACGCCGTTAATGTGACTTTCCTCAGCGGTAAGGCCGTTTACCATCTCCAGTTTATTCAAAGGGTTACGtagcattattttttcaaagggAATGTGCTGCTGTGAAGCCTCAAATACTTGTGTGCAATTGCTGTAGATGATGCAAGCCAGACCAGTAAAGCAGTGGTCCATGGAGTGATCGCTGGTATTCCGGTTCCTTTTTCCATCCCTAATGATGACGGCTGTACGTCAGGGGTTGTCTGCCCCATTCAGAAAGCGAAAACCTACAGCTATGtcaatcagctgccagtcaAGTCTGCTTACCCTTCAGTAAGTATAATTTGTGTGCAGCTGAAGTTGCTTGTTATCAGAACGGGAACAAAAGTGAGATCATTTGGTCTTGTTTCACTTCCTgtaattgtttaaaaagtgcagtaGCGCAGCTCTTCCTGTTTATATCAATAGTCACAAAGGTTAGTTTACCATTTGTTACATTGACTAAACTGTccgttattttttatttatttattttttttagatcaaGCTGCTCGTGGAGTGGGAACTGATGGATGACTTGGGCAAAGACTTATTCTGCATAAAGTTCCCAGTCCAAATCACAAGCTGAGGGACATTGTCTTTCTGCACTAAAAGAGGGAAATACTATGCAGAGGTCATAGATGTCTTGTCAGAAAATGACCTGTTGCCTTTCTATTGATTTTAATTACTACTTGGGCAATTAAACAATTGGCTTGAATAGCTGCCAGTCTTACGTCGTCAATCCCAGAGTTGTCCATgctgaaaaagaaataactgGCTATGATTGGTTAGTTCTCTCATTCGGGACAGCCCATTCAATGTAAAAACGCCTCATCCAGTCTCGATCAAGTGAGGAAGTAAGGACTGTTTGTTGCGACTTGCGATGCTAAAAACTTTGCTTTTATGTGTCTATCAAATGATTGAGTGCTCATTCAGTCGCTAGTTAAATCGGACAGAAACCTTGATTCATCAATCATGCGATTGTTCATTGACGTGTGGcaacttagtttttttttttttttttttttcttcctatgAAGAAGTTTTGATTTTTAGAAAGGAAGTCTAAGATTAACAGCACAACATTGTAGTTTATCATGGGGCAATTGGAGCCTGATTGCACCTTTAGTAGTCCAGAGTATGTTCTTTGTCCTGACTAAAGAAGTGTTCttaatttttaattctgttGCTGCAGTAGAGTATCACTGATCACAATAatacaaaagtttaaaaaaaaaaatatataaatctgtTGCTCTTCAGTTAGCAATACAACTCAACTgtgttatttttctaaataaaactgttaatgGCCTATTTTAATTGCTGCATAGCCAAtcactgtaaattaattttggGGGCATTCATTGTACAATACTTTCCAGTATTAATGCAAACTATTTTAAACTGCAGATTTAATAaactataataataaagaatgttTGCTTGATTACTTCAAAAAGTAAACTGAAGGTGGAACCTGCAGGTGAGTCTTATCACTTATTAAAATTTCTTTTGTCCATGTGCGTTTCCTCTAATGCAGACCTTGTCACCGAAATGCGACAAGGTCTCCTCTTTGACAGTAAAGAAAATGGTAAATCAAAGATGGCATGCACTTATGCttagaggtggaaagtccaggggtcagaaagtataAACacgtcctgccatgtgtttcttctacACATGAACTTGGCCAACTGATTTAATTAATTCTACACCCTGGCTCAGGTGTGCTGATGAACAGATCCAggtgattaaaacaaaaatactggtGTTGACTTCTAAttcctgaacctggattttacaCCTGTGCTTATGCTTTATTCTCTACTGTAGAGGTGGCCAGcactaacacacctgattctacttttCAAGATCTTGATTGAATACCATGATTAGTTACTTGGTTGAATCTGGTGTTGTGGGCTcatgtagtgctgggctaaaacaaacatCGGctcttttcggataagattggacaccccttgggggtatttcacaaaggaTTACAGAGATGGCTGGGAAAACTGCACTCACTAAAACCTGGAacggctctttttacttcagtccatgttcccgATTTGGAAGGGTTCCAGGTTTTGCTCTGTGCAGTCATTCCGCTAACTCGGCAATCCTGCTTTATGAAAAGGGGGGGCCCTGCTCTACTGGCATATACCATGGCAAATTAAGATTTAGTCTGAAAACTTTGCCATATTACTGGATGTGGTCCATATCAGTTTtggttgttaaaaaaattataaatttacattgctgcccttttttttaaatctgaagtTCTGTATAGATGCCAACATGAACACCTCACATCTGATACTTTTTCCTGAATGAATGATGTCTATCTCTAATCTTAATTTGAGCAGATGacatgcattcatgcacacTGATGAACAAGATGTTCAAGCAGTGAGAGTCACAAGATTGGTTGCAATAGAACTGTTTTAATGTTGAATGAAGTTATTGGAATACtctaccaaaaaaaacatttttacatgtgcTCACTTACCTTCAGAATAATTGGTGTGGTCAGTATTTCATGCAACAGAAACActattttggttaaaaaaataaaaaaaaacctttgaagtGATTTCACTGGAATATAACTCCTCATTATTTAAGGGGAAACTAAAGCATAGTTTAATCTCATTTCAAGGATCCCTCCACTGACAGAAGGCTGGGTGGCGGGGgataaacatatttcagtgtACATTGATATGTATTGTGTTTTGCATACCGGCTCCTAGAAAGAATGGACATGTCTGAAAC
This window of the Anguilla anguilla isolate fAngAng1 chromosome 1, fAngAng1.pri, whole genome shotgun sequence genome carries:
- the LOC118206685 gene encoding NPC intracellular cholesterol transporter 2-like; the encoded protein is MEIRVVSICLSLFVLTYAEPVKYVDCGSAVAKVSSVEVSPCPKQPCELKRGQSYAVNVTFLSDDASQTSKAVVHGVIAGIPVPFSIPNDDGCTSGVVCPIQKAKTYSYVNQLPVKSAYPSIKLLVEWELMDDLGKDLFCIKFPVQITS